In a genomic window of Methanosarcina horonobensis HB-1 = JCM 15518:
- a CDS encoding cofactor-independent phosphoglycerate mutase, with amino-acid sequence MKYAVLIGDGMADYPIKELGGRTILQAAQTPAMDSIAARGKAGLAKTVPDGFPPGSDVANMSILGYDPAIYYSGRAPLEAASMGVALAADDVAFRCNLITIENGMIKDYSAGHISSDEAEILIDTLDSELGTEKVRFYPGISYRHLIVSGNNLGAKTECTPPHDITGEKKDNYLPRGEDGEFFSGLIEASTVVLELHPVNLKRVQEGKNPANSIWVWGQGYAPKFTTFKELYGKKGAIISAVDLLKGIGIYAGLDVIEVPGATGYLDTNYEGKASAAIEALKTRDLVFVHVEAPDEAGHEGSVEKKLKAVEDFDSRIVAPILKHAEASEEPFTILVLPDHPTPVSVKTHTRDPIPFAVYRTDKPDLDSVETFDEESVKNGSMGLVKASDLIGMLVKN; translated from the coding sequence ATGAAATATGCCGTACTTATAGGAGATGGAATGGCGGATTATCCCATAAAGGAACTTGGAGGCAGGACAATTCTCCAGGCAGCCCAAACCCCTGCTATGGACTCCATTGCAGCGCGCGGGAAAGCCGGGCTTGCAAAGACCGTACCTGATGGTTTTCCTCCCGGAAGCGATGTTGCAAATATGTCAATTCTCGGTTACGATCCTGCAATCTATTATTCAGGAAGGGCTCCTCTGGAAGCTGCGAGCATGGGAGTGGCTCTTGCAGCTGATGATGTGGCTTTCAGGTGCAATCTTATTACTATAGAAAATGGGATGATAAAAGACTACAGTGCAGGGCATATCAGCAGCGATGAAGCAGAGATTCTTATCGACACGCTTGATTCCGAACTCGGGACAGAAAAAGTCAGGTTTTATCCCGGCATAAGTTACAGGCACCTCATTGTTTCCGGGAATAACCTTGGAGCTAAAACGGAGTGTACGCCTCCGCATGACATCACAGGAGAGAAAAAAGATAATTATCTTCCCAGAGGAGAGGATGGGGAGTTTTTTTCAGGGTTGATTGAGGCTTCCACGGTTGTTCTGGAACTGCACCCTGTTAACCTGAAAAGAGTACAGGAAGGCAAAAACCCGGCAAATTCCATATGGGTCTGGGGACAGGGTTATGCTCCAAAGTTCACGACTTTTAAAGAACTTTACGGAAAAAAAGGAGCTATCATTTCCGCAGTGGACCTGCTTAAAGGCATAGGAATCTATGCAGGTCTGGATGTAATTGAGGTCCCCGGAGCAACCGGTTATCTGGACACCAATTATGAAGGAAAAGCCAGTGCAGCTATTGAAGCTCTGAAGACCAGGGATCTTGTTTTCGTGCATGTGGAAGCTCCTGACGAGGCAGGACACGAAGGTAGTGTTGAGAAAAAGCTGAAAGCAGTTGAGGACTTTGACAGCAGGATAGTTGCCCCTATCCTTAAACATGCTGAAGCATCAGAAGAACCGTTTACGATTCTTGTACTGCCGGACCATCCGACTCCGGTCTCGGTGAAGACTCATACGAGAGATCCTATTCCTTTTGCAGTCTACAGAACTGATAAACCCGATCTTGATAGTGTGGAAACCTTTGATGAAGAATCAGTTAAAAATGGCTCTATGGGGCTCGTAAAAGCTTCAGATCTTATAGGAATGCTTGTAAAGAACTGA
- a CDS encoding aspartate kinase has translation MKIVMKFGGTSVGDGKKIRHVAQLLKRYHEEGNQIVVVTSALGGVTDRLLENARLASTKGKVSLVKEFKTELTNKHHGAVRDAIDDPNVAKEVLQILDIRIEELEKALIGICYLGELTYRSIDYISSYGERLAAPIVSGAVRSLGVSSIEYTGGEAGIVTTSDYGNARPLEKTYELVLKRLGCRLDSHVLVVTGFIGENEDGIITTLGRSGSDFSASILGAALKADEIWLWKEVNGIMTTDPRIVPEAKTIPQISYAEAMELSYFGANVLHPRTIEPAMREHIPVRVKNTFDPEFPGTLVVAEKFQCRHVVKAVSLIKNVALINISGAEMAGTVGTVARLFTALARAGVNIVMISQGSSESNLSFVVSESHVEPALKALHSEFNREIVKEITSDKNVCVVAVVGAGMAGTPGVAKRVFGALGNSMINIIMISQGSSQYNISFVVREDDAFAAVKTLHDEFELYNGNGIEKKL, from the coding sequence ATGAAAATTGTAATGAAATTTGGAGGAACTTCCGTTGGAGACGGAAAAAAAATCCGTCACGTTGCCCAGCTTCTTAAAAGATACCATGAGGAGGGCAACCAGATCGTGGTGGTAACCTCGGCACTCGGTGGAGTAACCGACAGGCTTCTGGAAAATGCTCGCCTTGCCTCAACAAAGGGCAAGGTTTCGCTTGTGAAAGAATTTAAAACAGAGCTTACAAACAAACACCACGGAGCCGTGAGGGATGCCATTGATGATCCCAATGTCGCAAAAGAAGTCCTCCAGATACTTGACATCAGGATTGAAGAGCTTGAAAAAGCACTGATCGGAATCTGCTATCTGGGCGAACTTACCTACAGGTCAATTGATTATATCTCCTCCTATGGAGAACGTCTGGCGGCTCCGATAGTTTCAGGGGCTGTCCGTTCCCTTGGAGTTTCATCAATAGAATATACAGGAGGAGAGGCAGGGATTGTAACCACATCGGATTACGGAAATGCTCGTCCCCTTGAAAAGACATACGAGCTTGTATTAAAGAGACTTGGGTGCAGGCTTGATTCCCATGTCCTTGTGGTAACAGGCTTCATAGGAGAAAACGAAGATGGAATAATTACCACCCTCGGAAGAAGCGGGTCTGACTTCTCAGCTTCCATCCTTGGGGCAGCCCTGAAAGCCGATGAGATCTGGCTCTGGAAAGAAGTCAACGGAATTATGACTACGGATCCGAGAATCGTGCCCGAAGCAAAGACCATCCCGCAGATCTCCTATGCAGAAGCTATGGAACTTTCCTATTTCGGGGCAAACGTGCTGCACCCGCGCACCATTGAACCTGCAATGCGTGAACATATTCCTGTACGTGTCAAGAACACCTTTGATCCGGAGTTCCCGGGCACACTTGTGGTGGCAGAAAAGTTTCAGTGCAGACATGTTGTAAAAGCGGTAAGCCTGATCAAAAACGTAGCCCTTATTAACATTTCGGGAGCTGAAATGGCAGGGACAGTCGGGACTGTGGCAAGGCTCTTTACAGCACTTGCAAGGGCAGGAGTGAACATCGTTATGATCAGCCAGGGTTCTTCAGAATCCAATCTCTCTTTCGTGGTCAGTGAGTCTCACGTAGAACCTGCATTAAAAGCCCTCCATTCCGAATTCAACCGGGAAATCGTAAAGGAAATTACTTCTGACAAAAACGTCTGTGTGGTTGCGGTTGTGGGTGCAGGTATGGCAGGAACTCCCGGAGTGGCAAAAAGAGTATTTGGAGCACTTGGAAATTCGATGATTAATATTATTATGATCAGCCAGGGATCTTCACAGTACAATATATCTTTCGTGGTCAGGGAAGATGACGCATTTGCCGCAGTCAAAACCCTGCATGACGAATTTGAACTTTACAACGGGAATGGAATTGAGAAAAAGTTATGA
- the purM gene encoding phosphoribosylformylglycinamidine cyclo-ligase — MSEKHLTYADSGVDITEEEKTVKTLIDKLSYVRKGIGAPLTGIGHYAGLLDFGEYALALTTDGVGSKVLIANEMQRWNTVGIDCIAMNVNDLLAIGAEPVAFVDYLALEKHEEGFAAQIGEGLLKGAEISRMSIVGGETATLPDIIKGFDLAGTCLGFLKKENIIEGGKVQVGDMIVGIPSTGVHSNGYTLVRKIMEKSGYSYHDPCPYDGSKTIGDDLLEPTRIYIEILDVLKECEVHGLAHITGSGLLKLRRVTKLGFDFYDPLEPQEIFKFLQKEGGVDNLEMYRTFNMGMGFLIILPEKDAAKAAEITGGKIVGRIVESGIRVKDLVIE, encoded by the coding sequence GTGAGCGAAAAGCACCTAACATATGCGGATTCGGGCGTGGATATTACAGAGGAAGAAAAAACCGTCAAAACCCTTATCGATAAATTAAGTTACGTTCGAAAAGGTATCGGAGCCCCTCTCACAGGGATAGGACATTACGCAGGGCTTCTGGACTTCGGAGAATACGCCCTTGCCCTGACAACGGATGGAGTGGGCTCAAAAGTCCTTATTGCAAACGAGATGCAGCGCTGGAACACCGTAGGGATAGACTGCATTGCAATGAATGTTAATGACCTTCTGGCTATCGGGGCTGAGCCTGTAGCTTTTGTGGATTATCTTGCCCTTGAAAAGCATGAAGAGGGCTTTGCCGCACAGATCGGAGAAGGGCTGCTGAAAGGAGCCGAAATATCCAGGATGTCAATTGTAGGCGGGGAGACCGCAACCCTGCCCGACATCATTAAAGGCTTTGACCTTGCAGGCACATGCCTCGGTTTTCTCAAAAAGGAGAATATTATTGAAGGAGGGAAAGTCCAGGTAGGAGACATGATTGTCGGTATTCCTAGTACAGGAGTCCACAGTAACGGTTACACTCTGGTAAGAAAGATCATGGAGAAATCCGGCTACTCTTATCATGACCCCTGCCCCTATGATGGTTCAAAAACCATAGGAGACGACCTTCTCGAACCCACCAGAATCTATATTGAAATCCTTGATGTCCTTAAAGAGTGCGAAGTCCACGGGCTTGCTCATATAACAGGCAGCGGGCTTTTGAAACTGAGAAGAGTAACTAAGCTTGGTTTTGATTTCTATGATCCTCTGGAGCCCCAGGAAATTTTCAAGTTCCTGCAGAAAGAAGGCGGAGTAGACAATCTCGAAATGTACAGAACCTTCAATATGGGAATGGGCTTTTTGATTATCCTGCCGGAAAAAGATGCCGCAAAAGCTGCAGAGATAACAGGCGGAAAAATTGTAGGAAGAATAGTGGAAAGTGGGATCAGGGTTAAAGACCTTGTAATAGAGTGA
- a CDS encoding DUF1894 domain-containing protein: MSCIEQMKYTILLEKTTYRDAREYIEKNSDEVYYVSPGYKIFKDYHIIGVPPIAMGAKGSALIFTYTKPCHGTFVLTVDNEDSIKEIDRLREMEKEKATTPLKKSKPSESSKVSSTSYQDMWKK, translated from the coding sequence ATGAGCTGTATTGAGCAGATGAAGTACACAATCCTCCTGGAAAAAACGACTTACAGAGATGCCAGAGAGTACATAGAAAAAAATTCGGATGAGGTCTATTATGTATCTCCAGGTTACAAGATCTTTAAGGACTACCACATTATAGGAGTCCCTCCAATTGCTATGGGAGCTAAGGGCAGTGCCCTCATTTTCACATATACAAAGCCCTGCCATGGAACTTTTGTCCTGACCGTGGACAACGAGGACAGCATAAAGGAGATTGATCGGCTCAGGGAAATGGAGAAAGAAAAGGCAACTACCCCATTGAAGAAGAGCAAGCCTTCTGAAAGCTCGAAAGTATCCTCGACCAGTTACCAGGATATGTGGAAAAAATAA
- a CDS encoding DUF1890 domain-containing protein, with product MAGAKVLLMMGCPEIPIQTSIALYLSHKLTKLGFDVSVAGTEAATRLLKVSDSDGYYAKNLVSLDKTLEDIMEKRDDFDICFAFMHNDAGMTYAATMSAISQAKLYSIVFGRNAEALAETIEFEGEKIIAKDVHNPLRLKNKLDKVVEGIIG from the coding sequence ATGGCCGGCGCAAAAGTTCTCCTCATGATGGGATGTCCCGAGATCCCGATTCAAACCAGCATTGCTCTGTATCTTTCCCATAAGCTTACCAAACTAGGGTTCGATGTAAGCGTTGCCGGGACAGAAGCCGCAACCAGGCTTTTGAAAGTCTCTGACTCCGACGGCTACTATGCAAAAAATCTTGTAAGCCTCGATAAAACCCTGGAGGACATCATGGAGAAAAGAGATGATTTCGATATTTGTTTCGCTTTTATGCATAACGATGCCGGGATGACTTATGCAGCAACTATGAGTGCAATTTCTCAGGCAAAGCTGTACTCAATTGTCTTTGGCAGGAACGCCGAGGCTCTGGCTGAAACTATTGAATTCGAGGGTGAAAAGATCATTGCAAAAGATGTTCACAACCCTCTTCGTCTCAAAAACAAACTGGATAAAGTAGTGGAGGGAATAATCGGATGA
- a CDS encoding phytoene desaturase family protein yields the protein MNSYDSIVVGGGVSGLLSALVLSKSGKNVLLLEKNRNLGNNCNSYLVNGYRVDTGPHAITQLHNGGPLRYLMENYFDYVPALIDYGDYFIREEEGLKEVPTTLKGYLTMDVLPRKDRLIIAQSLTKMLLSWEFGADISNVSVYQSLPWNTLSSDTKEFMDTFSYFLSGKSAKETSVQRMFVGGGFIEEDIDKDIIRENSEHQHSDKFKRLSYVSRLLNNNKVNYNQYYPRNGLKAVLNSILYSLPETVEIKTNTAVEKIVTENDIAKGVLTKEGPYFADIIVYSAFAKDLPKYITDLPAPYISDLNRIKQSKSLTIWLGLDEAFEEFNYIGGEVWFKKKSFWAMPISNYNKSFAPKGKKLVGFMFSIDENSSLESEKLEAYNTILRVYPSINKHIDMVHYQITIPEKASVAIDGFIADTVTPIKNLYLVGTDADDRSMGITRAAYSIVKLITVLRKEKILDS from the coding sequence ATGAACAGTTATGATTCAATCGTAGTAGGTGGTGGAGTCAGTGGATTATTGTCTGCTCTGGTGTTGTCTAAATCCGGGAAGAATGTTCTTCTTTTAGAAAAAAATAGAAATTTGGGAAATAACTGCAATAGTTACCTCGTTAATGGCTATCGGGTTGATACAGGGCCTCATGCTATTACTCAACTCCACAATGGCGGACCGCTAAGATACTTAATGGAGAATTATTTTGATTATGTCCCTGCTCTTATTGATTATGGGGATTATTTTATTCGTGAGGAAGAAGGCCTAAAAGAGGTACCTACTACCCTTAAAGGTTACCTTACAATGGATGTGTTACCAAGAAAGGATCGTCTGATAATTGCGCAGTCATTAACTAAAATGCTGCTTTCCTGGGAGTTTGGAGCAGATATTTCTAATGTCTCAGTTTATCAGTCCCTGCCGTGGAACACACTTTCATCTGATACAAAAGAATTCATGGACACATTCAGTTATTTCTTATCCGGAAAATCTGCAAAAGAGACATCAGTTCAGAGAATGTTTGTAGGAGGGGGATTTATTGAAGAGGATATCGATAAGGATATTATTCGTGAAAATAGTGAACATCAACATAGTGATAAATTTAAAAGATTGTCTTATGTCAGCAGACTGTTAAACAATAATAAAGTAAATTATAATCAGTATTATCCACGAAATGGTTTGAAAGCGGTATTAAATTCCATTCTGTATTCTCTACCAGAAACAGTTGAGATTAAAACTAATACTGCCGTAGAGAAGATAGTCACAGAAAACGATATTGCAAAAGGCGTTTTAACAAAGGAAGGCCCCTACTTTGCAGATATAATCGTTTACTCAGCTTTTGCAAAGGATCTCCCCAAATATATTACTGATTTACCTGCACCTTATATTTCGGATTTGAATAGAATCAAGCAATCAAAATCTTTGACTATATGGCTTGGTCTGGATGAAGCATTTGAAGAGTTCAACTACATAGGAGGAGAAGTGTGGTTTAAGAAAAAGTCCTTCTGGGCAATGCCAATAAGCAATTACAATAAGAGTTTTGCTCCCAAAGGTAAAAAGCTTGTGGGATTCATGTTTTCCATAGATGAAAACAGTTCTTTAGAATCTGAAAAGCTGGAAGCGTATAATACTATTTTACGAGTTTATCCTAGTATAAATAAACATATAGATATGGTTCATTACCAGATCACTATTCCAGAGAAAGCTTCTGTGGCAATAGACGGTTTTATTGCAGATACGGTCACCCCAATAAAAAATTTATATTTAGTTGGTACAGATGCAGATGACCGAAGTATGGGGATAACCAGAGCTGCTTATTCTATAGTAAAACTCATAACTGTTCTGAGAAAGGAAAAAATCCTGGATTCGTAA
- a CDS encoding DUF1894 domain-containing protein — protein sequence MVCLSEYDFEILLKNATPKECENFIKERSDEVYLVPGGYSIKGIFLLGTAIPVGFSGNAILFQFIKPCFGLFVLRMKDEAEEIKKLREQYKKDKNVKKIK from the coding sequence ATGGTGTGTCTAAGCGAATACGACTTTGAGATTCTCCTGAAGAACGCAACTCCGAAAGAATGCGAAAACTTTATTAAGGAACGTTCGGATGAAGTGTATCTGGTACCCGGAGGGTACAGTATAAAAGGTATTTTCCTTCTGGGTACAGCTATTCCTGTTGGTTTTTCAGGAAATGCCATATTATTCCAATTCATAAAGCCCTGCTTCGGTCTCTTTGTACTGAGGATGAAAGATGAAGCAGAGGAAATCAAGAAACTTAGAGAGCAGTATAAAAAGGACAAAAATGTAAAGAAGATAAAATGA
- a CDS encoding PUA domain-containing protein, giving the protein MTCDLERLSRVRMIADYQFGKGTGAELFPDGSTFQLSRTKRVRQVLYSGRRIATARAKDGFFTLSIEGASIVHSLLPKKKFRVVISDDAAPFVEAGKTAFAKHVIEIDQELRAGEEVLVTDKADRLLATGQLLLSPVEILSLDSGAAVDVRVGTGSKKEE; this is encoded by the coding sequence ATGACCTGCGACCTAGAAAGGCTTTCGAGAGTCCGTATGATTGCGGACTACCAGTTCGGGAAAGGTACAGGAGCAGAGCTCTTTCCTGACGGATCAACGTTCCAGTTGTCTCGGACAAAAAGAGTACGCCAGGTCCTTTATTCAGGCAGGAGAATTGCAACTGCAAGAGCAAAGGACGGCTTTTTCACTCTCAGTATTGAAGGTGCTTCCATAGTCCACAGTCTTCTACCGAAAAAAAAGTTCAGGGTAGTCATATCAGATGACGCTGCTCCTTTTGTGGAGGCAGGGAAAACTGCTTTTGCAAAGCATGTAATTGAGATTGACCAGGAACTTCGAGCTGGAGAAGAAGTGCTCGTTACAGATAAAGCAGACAGGCTGCTTGCAACAGGGCAGTTGCTCTTATCTCCTGTAGAGATCCTTTCTCTTGACAGTGGAGCAGCTGTAGATGTACGGGTAGGAACTGGTTCGAAAAAAGAAGAATAA
- a CDS encoding acetylornithine transaminase has product MTENIIESGDLQARYNSTIEKDSKYVMQTYGHHPLVLSKGKGAVVQDIYGKEYIDCVAGIAVNNVGHCHPAVVKAIQEQAEKLIHVSNLYYTEIQAEFAETLVSITGMERVFFCNSGAESVEAAMKLARVTTGKSAFVATEHCFHGRTIGALSVTHKSMYRDPFMPPVSSGTTFVPYSDADAIREAISKDTAAVILEPIQGEGGVNIPGPGYLKEVREICDETGTLLIFDEVQTGFGRTGTWFCKEQFGVEPDIMSMAKAIGGGFPMGAIAARSGLSFGRGQHASTFGGGPLACAAALASIQAIKEEKLLERSKEMGAYFMKKLSGMTRDDVVEVRGKGLMIGVEIKYPCGKFVDFARERSVLVNCTSDSVLRLVPPLVITKEQIDAVVDVLEQA; this is encoded by the coding sequence TTGACAGAAAACATTATTGAATCCGGGGACCTGCAGGCAAGGTACAATTCTACTATAGAAAAAGACTCAAAGTATGTAATGCAGACTTACGGGCACCATCCCCTTGTGCTTTCAAAAGGCAAAGGAGCAGTTGTTCAGGATATTTACGGCAAAGAGTATATCGACTGCGTTGCAGGCATTGCGGTAAACAACGTGGGACACTGTCATCCGGCAGTTGTTAAAGCAATCCAGGAACAGGCTGAGAAGCTGATCCACGTTTCCAATCTCTATTATACAGAAATCCAGGCAGAATTTGCTGAAACCCTTGTATCGATTACGGGTATGGAACGTGTCTTTTTCTGCAACTCTGGAGCTGAGTCCGTAGAAGCTGCAATGAAACTGGCCCGCGTGACTACCGGAAAAAGTGCATTTGTAGCAACTGAGCATTGCTTCCACGGTAGGACCATAGGGGCACTCAGCGTGACTCACAAAAGCATGTACAGGGACCCTTTTATGCCGCCTGTAAGTTCGGGAACCACCTTTGTCCCGTATTCCGATGCCGATGCTATAAGGGAGGCAATCTCCAAAGACACCGCAGCAGTAATCCTTGAACCGATTCAGGGAGAAGGTGGAGTCAATATCCCAGGTCCCGGATATTTAAAAGAAGTAAGGGAAATCTGCGACGAGACCGGAACCCTCCTTATCTTTGACGAAGTGCAGACAGGCTTCGGAAGGACAGGTACCTGGTTCTGTAAAGAGCAGTTCGGAGTTGAACCTGATATTATGAGCATGGCAAAAGCTATAGGAGGAGGATTCCCCATGGGTGCCATTGCAGCGCGCAGCGGGTTAAGCTTCGGGCGCGGGCAGCATGCCTCTACTTTCGGAGGCGGACCTCTTGCATGCGCGGCAGCTCTTGCTTCGATTCAGGCGATAAAAGAGGAAAAGCTTCTGGAGCGCTCAAAGGAAATGGGAGCTTATTTCATGAAAAAACTCTCAGGCATGACAAGGGACGACGTTGTTGAGGTCCGCGGGAAAGGGCTTATGATAGGAGTTGAAATCAAATACCCCTGCGGAAAGTTTGTAGATTTTGCAAGGGAACGCAGCGTACTTGTAAACTGCACCTCGGATTCGGTACTCCGCCTTGTCCCTCCGCTTGTAATTACGAAAGAACAGATAGATGCGGTAGTTGATGTTCTTGAGCAGGCGTGA
- the hisC gene encoding histidinol-phosphate transaminase → MFLSRRELIKKEIFDIAEYVPGKSIEEIASTYGLDPTSIIKLGSNENPLGPSPKAVRALVEAAPGANIYPSADARELREALSKYTGFPMSNIVASGPGMDGLLDGLCRIIIEKGDEVIVPTPTFSYYELPARACGGKPVFIRRNPDFSVNPEKILEAVSSRTKIIFLCSPNNPSGNILPEADLRKIVENTHALVFVDEAYVEFADRNLAALVREYDNLVIGRTFSKVFGLAGLRLGYGIMPEWLVKEYSRAATPFSVSLPALRAGLAALSDTDHLNKSINLAREGRKYLKDKIPFMVYPSQANFVLVDVAPLKAKKITESLLKKGIIVRSCDSFREAGDSFIRVTVGTPEQNEKVVRAFEISKSEV, encoded by the coding sequence ATGTTCTTGAGCAGGCGTGAACTGATAAAAAAGGAAATCTTTGATATTGCAGAGTACGTTCCCGGAAAGTCCATTGAAGAGATAGCCTCCACTTACGGGCTCGACCCGACATCGATTATCAAACTCGGTTCAAACGAAAACCCTCTGGGACCTTCCCCAAAAGCTGTCAGGGCTCTTGTAGAGGCAGCTCCCGGAGCAAATATCTACCCTTCAGCAGATGCACGCGAATTAAGAGAAGCTCTCTCGAAATACACAGGTTTTCCGATGTCGAACATTGTCGCCTCGGGACCCGGAATGGACGGGCTTCTTGACGGGCTTTGCAGGATAATTATTGAAAAAGGAGACGAGGTTATCGTCCCTACCCCTACCTTTTCCTATTATGAACTGCCTGCCAGAGCCTGCGGCGGAAAACCCGTATTTATCAGACGGAACCCGGACTTCTCAGTAAATCCTGAAAAAATCCTTGAAGCCGTATCTTCCAGGACAAAAATTATCTTCCTGTGCTCCCCCAATAACCCGTCAGGCAACATCCTTCCCGAAGCTGATCTGAGAAAAATCGTTGAAAATACCCATGCCCTTGTGTTTGTGGACGAAGCATATGTTGAGTTTGCGGACAGAAACCTTGCAGCACTTGTAAGGGAATATGACAACCTTGTAATTGGAAGGACTTTTTCGAAGGTATTCGGGCTTGCAGGATTGCGTCTGGGCTACGGGATAATGCCTGAATGGCTTGTAAAAGAGTACTCAAGAGCGGCCACCCCGTTCTCTGTAAGTCTTCCGGCTTTACGAGCAGGACTGGCTGCGCTTTCGGACACAGACCATCTGAATAAAAGTATAAATCTTGCAAGGGAAGGCAGAAAATACCTGAAAGACAAAATCCCATTTATGGTTTATCCTTCACAGGCAAACTTCGTACTTGTGGATGTCGCCCCTTTAAAAGCAAAAAAGATCACTGAGAGCCTTCTGAAGAAAGGAATAATCGTGCGCTCCTGTGATTCTTTCAGGGAAGCCGGAGATTCTTTTATCAGGGTAACGGTCGGTACTCCTGAGCAGAATGAGAAGGTTGTCAGGGCTTTTGAAATTTCGAAAAGCGAAGTTTAA
- a CDS encoding dihydroneopterin aldolase family protein translates to MTENKITDRDNALFEAGIKLGALYHQFTGSPINLKTASSLEQAIQESISVQPFVENISVKIDRDLLKSKLNSEFGYTELQGPMLEVKITVKYGSSRVKVAIEYDSELNYPLMKIQNIE, encoded by the coding sequence TTGACCGAAAATAAAATAACAGATAGGGATAACGCACTTTTCGAAGCAGGAATAAAACTGGGAGCTCTATATCATCAATTTACAGGTTCCCCTATAAACCTGAAAACAGCTTCAAGCCTTGAGCAGGCTATTCAGGAAAGCATTTCGGTTCAGCCCTTCGTAGAAAACATCTCAGTGAAAATCGACCGGGATCTTTTAAAAAGTAAATTAAACAGCGAGTTCGGATACACAGAACTTCAAGGACCCATGCTTGAGGTTAAAATCACTGTAAAATACGGCTCTTCACGTGTAAAGGTCGCAATTGAATACGATTCTGAATTGAATTATCCGTTGATGAAAATTCAAAATATAGAATAA
- a CDS encoding archaetidylserine synthase, with product MNVFQMLRLPDLVSLLNLICGIGSIAVAAQSDSFGFALILLLLAAIADGADGYIARRFKGGELGEQLDSLADAVSFGVAPALLIFLEFGAKEPIVGIFSGFYAVCGVLRLARFNSTISVPKAGFEGLPITAGCIMLVTYLLLGENFVIVDVLLALTLALSILMVSTVNYPKIRNIRILAFVASVFGITMLLYFIDVQYMRFFSFLPFILMLSYLFSPFLKIPLISIANSKDYGSKKGLKAEGRKDKQ from the coding sequence ATGAACGTATTTCAGATGTTAAGACTCCCGGACCTGGTCTCTCTTTTGAACCTGATTTGCGGGATTGGCTCCATTGCAGTAGCTGCCCAGAGTGACTCTTTTGGCTTTGCTCTAATCTTACTTCTGCTTGCGGCAATTGCAGATGGGGCAGATGGATACATTGCCCGTCGATTTAAAGGGGGAGAACTTGGGGAGCAACTTGACTCCCTGGCAGATGCAGTCTCTTTTGGGGTTGCTCCTGCTCTTCTCATATTCCTCGAATTCGGAGCAAAAGAGCCTATTGTTGGAATATTTTCAGGCTTTTATGCTGTCTGTGGCGTACTCAGGCTCGCCCGTTTCAATTCTACTATATCTGTCCCGAAGGCAGGATTTGAAGGGCTTCCTATTACCGCAGGCTGCATAATGCTTGTTACATACCTTTTGCTCGGGGAAAACTTTGTGATAGTAGATGTTCTGCTTGCTCTGACTCTTGCCCTCTCTATACTTATGGTGAGCACTGTAAATTATCCCAAGATCAGGAACATCAGAATTCTGGCTTTTGTGGCTTCTGTGTTCGGGATAACTATGCTTCTTTACTTTATCGATGTGCAGTATATGCGGTTCTTTTCTTTCCTGCCCTTTATCCTCATGCTGAGCTACCTCTTTTCACCTTTCTTGAAGATTCCTCTGATCAGCATTGCTAACAGCAAAGATTACGGCAGCAAGAAAGGGCTGAAAGCTGAAGGAAGGAAAGATAAACAGTAA